From one Magnolia sinica isolate HGM2019 chromosome 18, MsV1, whole genome shotgun sequence genomic stretch:
- the LOC131233384 gene encoding non-specific lipid transfer protein GPI-anchored 9-like codes for MGFSKGSGFVSVLVLVLVALVSVAVVSGQDLPTCVAKLVPCAQYLNSTTPSETCCSSIRDAIQNDFECLCNLFNNPDLFKSLNINITQVLQIPKHCGIITDISLCDAPAPAPAPAPNAPDGPAGTILPSHTRNAKRHVWTKSRSFL; via the exons ATGGGATTTTCCAAGGGCAGTGGTTTTGTTTCGGTGTTGGTGTTGGTGTTGGTGGCGTTGGTTTCGGTGGCGGTTGTGTCGGGTCAGGACCTGCCAACGTGCGTGGCGAAGCTTGTACCATGCGCTCAGTACCTGAACTCGACCACGCCCTCCGAAACGTGCTGCTCCTCGATACGGGATGCCATCCAAAACGACTTTGAGTGCCTCTGCAACCTCTTCAACAACCCCGATTTATTCAAATCCCTCAACATCAATATCACGCAAGTCCTTCAAATCCCCAAGCACTGCGGCATCATCACCGATATCAGCCTTTGCGATG ccCCTGCTCCCGCTCCCGCTCCCGCACCAAATGCTCCCGATGGACCTGCAGGTACGATCCTTCCCTCACACACGAGAAATGCTAAGCGACACGTGTGGACGAAGTCCCGTTCGTTCTTATAG